In Pyrus communis chromosome 8, drPyrComm1.1, whole genome shotgun sequence, one genomic interval encodes:
- the LOC137743867 gene encoding serine/arginine-rich splicing factor SR45a isoform X2 gives MSYSRRSRYSYSPSPKRYSGSLSRSVSRSRYRSPSVENPGNNLYVTGLSPRVTKRELEKHFAAEGKVTDVHLVVDPWTRESRGFGFVTMENVDEAERCIKYLDGSVLEGRVITVEKARRRRGRTPTPGRYLGLRTVHVRQRTPSYSPPRRSPTYSPYRRSYSRSPHSSDRSRSRSSSPPYRRRRSYSPEYSRRRSYSRSRSPYSRSPVRRHDRDYSPYDSREYSPDDSYYGRRHRYRDYSPDDSYYGRRRRYRDYSPDDSYYGRRRRYRSVSPSVSPRRRRRSYTPSVSPRHRRRSYRSYSPSVSPGPRGRSYSPSPLPRPRRISRRSYSPSVSPEPVKKRSTRSYSRSVSPRRRSSKSHRGSSRGSYSSSRSPSVNASSRFMSRSATPRSTSPSS, from the exons ATGTCGTACTCCAGAAGGTCAAG GTATTCCTACTCTCCATCCCCGAAGCGATACAGTGGTTCCCTTTCGAGGTCTGTTTCAAGGTCGAGATACAG AAGTCCGTCTGTGGAGAACCCGGGGAACAATTTGTATGTGACTGGATTGTCGCCTCGGGTTACAAAGAGAGAGCTAGAGAAGCACTTTGCAGCTGAGGGAAAG GTCACTGATGTCCATCTCGTGGTTGATCCATGGACAAGAGAATCTCGGGGATTTGGGTTTGTTACAATGGAAAATGTTGATGAGGCTGAGCGCTGTATCAAGTACTTAGATGGATCTGTACTTGAAGGCCGTGTCATTACAGTGGAGAAG GCTAGAAGGCGGAGAGGGAGAACTCCCACTCCAGGAAGGTATCTTGGGCTGCGAACAGTTCATG ttcgTCAACGAACCCCTAGCTACTCACCTCCTCGTAGGTCTCCTACCTACTCTCCTTATCGGAGGAGCTATAGCCGGTCACCTCATTCATCTGACCGAAGCAGGAGCAGGTCATCCTCTCCACCCTACCGTAGGAGGAGGTCATACTCTCCTGAATACAGTCGGCGTAGATCTTACTCTCGGTCTCGCTCCCCCTACAGTAGGTCACCGGTGAGAAGGCATGATCGGGACTACTCTCCGTATGACTCCAGGGAGTATTCACCAGATGACTCTTACTATGGAAGGAGACACCGCTACAGGGACTATTCACCAGATGACTCCTACTATGGAAGGAGACGCCGCTACAGGGACTATTCACCAGATGACTCTTACTATGGTAGGAGGCGTCGCTATCGTTCTGTCTCTCCTAGTGTGTCAcctaggaggaggaggaggagctacACCCCCAGTGTCTCTCCCAGGCATAGGAGGAGGAGTTACAGGAGCTACTCACCTAGTGTTTCACCCGGACCTAGGGGGAGGAGTTACTCCCCCAGTCCTTTGCCCAGGCCTAGGAGGATCTCCAGGAGGAGTTATTCCCCTAGTGTATCACCTGAACCGGTGAAGAAGCGGTCAACAAGGAGTTACTCTCGAAGCGTATCTCCCAGACGCAGGAGCTCAAAGTCTCACAGGGGTTCTTCCAGGGGGAGCTACTCAAGCAGCCGGAGTCCGAGTGTGAATGCAAGTTCCAGATTTATGTCAAGATCCGCAACCCCTAGGTCTACTTCACCTTCATCGTGA
- the LOC137743867 gene encoding serine/arginine-rich splicing factor SR45a isoform X1, producing MSYSRRSRYSYSPSPKRYSGSLSRSVSRSRYRSRSPSVENPGNNLYVTGLSPRVTKRELEKHFAAEGKVTDVHLVVDPWTRESRGFGFVTMENVDEAERCIKYLDGSVLEGRVITVEKARRRRGRTPTPGRYLGLRTVHVRQRTPSYSPPRRSPTYSPYRRSYSRSPHSSDRSRSRSSSPPYRRRRSYSPEYSRRRSYSRSRSPYSRSPVRRHDRDYSPYDSREYSPDDSYYGRRHRYRDYSPDDSYYGRRRRYRDYSPDDSYYGRRRRYRSVSPSVSPRRRRRSYTPSVSPRHRRRSYRSYSPSVSPGPRGRSYSPSPLPRPRRISRRSYSPSVSPEPVKKRSTRSYSRSVSPRRRSSKSHRGSSRGSYSSSRSPSVNASSRFMSRSATPRSTSPSS from the exons ATGTCGTACTCCAGAAGGTCAAG GTATTCCTACTCTCCATCCCCGAAGCGATACAGTGGTTCCCTTTCGAGGTCTGTTTCAAGGTCGAGATACAGGTCAAG AAGTCCGTCTGTGGAGAACCCGGGGAACAATTTGTATGTGACTGGATTGTCGCCTCGGGTTACAAAGAGAGAGCTAGAGAAGCACTTTGCAGCTGAGGGAAAG GTCACTGATGTCCATCTCGTGGTTGATCCATGGACAAGAGAATCTCGGGGATTTGGGTTTGTTACAATGGAAAATGTTGATGAGGCTGAGCGCTGTATCAAGTACTTAGATGGATCTGTACTTGAAGGCCGTGTCATTACAGTGGAGAAG GCTAGAAGGCGGAGAGGGAGAACTCCCACTCCAGGAAGGTATCTTGGGCTGCGAACAGTTCATG ttcgTCAACGAACCCCTAGCTACTCACCTCCTCGTAGGTCTCCTACCTACTCTCCTTATCGGAGGAGCTATAGCCGGTCACCTCATTCATCTGACCGAAGCAGGAGCAGGTCATCCTCTCCACCCTACCGTAGGAGGAGGTCATACTCTCCTGAATACAGTCGGCGTAGATCTTACTCTCGGTCTCGCTCCCCCTACAGTAGGTCACCGGTGAGAAGGCATGATCGGGACTACTCTCCGTATGACTCCAGGGAGTATTCACCAGATGACTCTTACTATGGAAGGAGACACCGCTACAGGGACTATTCACCAGATGACTCCTACTATGGAAGGAGACGCCGCTACAGGGACTATTCACCAGATGACTCTTACTATGGTAGGAGGCGTCGCTATCGTTCTGTCTCTCCTAGTGTGTCAcctaggaggaggaggaggagctacACCCCCAGTGTCTCTCCCAGGCATAGGAGGAGGAGTTACAGGAGCTACTCACCTAGTGTTTCACCCGGACCTAGGGGGAGGAGTTACTCCCCCAGTCCTTTGCCCAGGCCTAGGAGGATCTCCAGGAGGAGTTATTCCCCTAGTGTATCACCTGAACCGGTGAAGAAGCGGTCAACAAGGAGTTACTCTCGAAGCGTATCTCCCAGACGCAGGAGCTCAAAGTCTCACAGGGGTTCTTCCAGGGGGAGCTACTCAAGCAGCCGGAGTCCGAGTGTGAATGCAAGTTCCAGATTTATGTCAAGATCCGCAACCCCTAGGTCTACTTCACCTTCATCGTGA
- the LOC137743866 gene encoding alpha-glucan phosphorylase, H isozyme-like has protein sequence MVLTEKSDGKTITDSAISSKIPATANPLAEEPSQIASNINYHAKFSPHFSPFKFEPEQAYYATADSVRDRLIQQWNETYLHFHKENPKQTYYLSMEYLQGRALTNAIGNLNVQSAYADALNKLGHQLEEITEQEKDAALGNGGLGRLASCFLDSMATLNLPAWGYGLRYRYGLFKQRIAKDGQEETAEDWLEKFSPWEVVRHDVVHPVRFFGRVHVNPDGSRKWVEGEVLRALAYDVPIPGYKTKNTISLRLWEAKASAEDFNLFQFNDGQYESAAQLHSRAQQICAVLYPGDATEVGKLLRLKQQFFLCSASLQDIICRFKERKQGTDSLQWSEFPKKVAVQMNDTHPTLAIPELMRLLLDEEGLAWDEAWEVTTRTVAYTNHTVLPEALEKWSQTVMWKLLPRHMEIIEEIDKRFIAMVRATRTDLESKIPSLCILDNNPKKPVVHMANLCVVSAHTVNGVAQLHSDILKNELFVDYVSIWPTKFQNKTNGITPRRWLRFCSPELSNIITKWLKTDEWVTNLGLLVGLRKFADDSKLQEEWASAKMANKKRLAHYIEHVAGLKIDPNSLFDIQVKRIHEYKRQLLNILGAVYRYKKLKEMSPEERKKTTPRTIMIGGKAFATYTNAKRIVKLVDDVGAVVNKDPDVNSYLKVVFVPNYNVSVAEILIPGSELSQHISTAGMEASGTSNMKFALNGCLIIGTLDGANVEIREEIGEDNFFLFGATADEVPNLRKDRENGLFKPDPRFEEAKQFVRSGAFGSYDYNPLLDSLEGNTGYGRGDYFLVGHDFAQYMDAQAKVDEAYKDRKRWLKMSILSTAGSGKFSSDRTIAQYAKEIWNIEECRVP, from the exons ATGGTGCTTACTGAGAAATCGGACGGAAAAACAATCACAGACTCCGCCATTTCATCCAAGATTCCGGCGACAGCAAACCCTTTAGCCGAAGAGCCATCGCAGATTGCTTCGAACATCAATTACCACGCGAAATTCAGCCCCCACTTCTCGCCGTTCAAGTTCGAGCCGGAGCAAGCCTACTACGCGACAGCTGACAGCGTCCGCGATCGCCTGATCCAG CAATGGAACGAGACGTACCTGCATTTCCACAAGGAGAATCCCAAGCAGACATACTACTTGTCCATGGAGTATCTTCAAGGACGAGCCTTGACCAATGCGATCGGGAATTTGAATGTTCAGAGTGCTTATGCTGATGCTTTGAACAAGTTGGGGCATCAGCTGGAGGAAATAACAGAGCAG GAAAAAGATGCAGCACTCGGAAATGGTGGGCTGGGAAGGCTTGCTTCGTGCTTTCTAGACTCCATGGCAACGCTAAACTTACCTGCGTGGGGGTATGGTTTGAGGTACAGATATGGTCTATTCAAGCAGCGGATCGCCAAGGATGGCCAGGAAGAAACTGCTGAGGATTGGCTAGAG AAGTTTAGTCCTTGGGAAGTTGTCAGGCATGATGTTGTGCACCCTGTCAGATTCTTTGGCCGTGTTCATGTCAATCCTGATGGATC CCGAAAGTGGGTTGAGGGAGAGGTTTTGCGAGCTCTGGCTTATGATGTGCCAATTCCAGGATACAAAACCAAGAACACTATTAGTCTTCGTCTATGGGAAGCTAAAGCATCTGCTGAGGATTTTAACCTATTTCAATTTAATGATGGACAGTATGAATCTGCTGCGCAGCTTCATTCTCGAGCGCAACAG ATTTGTGCTGTTTTGTATCCTGGAGATGCCACAGAGGTGGGGAAACTTTTAAGGCTGAAGCAACAATTCTTCCTGTGCAGTGCATCACTTCAG GATATTATTTGTAGATTCAAGGAGAGGAAGCAGGGGACAGACTCATTGCAATGGTCAGAATTTCCGAAAAAGGTTGCTGTCCAAATGAACGATACTCATCCTACACTAGCAATCCCTGAGCTAATGCGATTGCTATTGGATGAGGAAGGGCTTGCGTGGGATGAGGCATGGGAAGTGACAACAAG GACTGTTGCTTATACTAATCACACAGTCCTTCCTGAAGCACTTGAGAAATGGTCACAAACTGTAATGTGGAAGCTTCTCCCTCGCCATATGGAAATAATAGAAGAAATTGACAAAAGA TTCATTGCTATGGTACGTGCTACACGAACTGATCTTGAGAGCAAAATTCCCAGCTTGTGCATTTTGGATAACAATCCCAAAAAGCCTGTTGTGCATATGGCAAATTTATGTGTGGTGTCTGCACATACG GTTAATGGTGTTGCCCAATTGCACAGTGATATTTTGAAGAATGAGTTATTTGTAGACTATGTCTCTATATGGCCAACAAAgttccaaaacaaaacaaatgggATTACTCCTCGTCGGTGGCTTCGCTTTTGCAGTCCTGAGCTCAGTAACATTATAACCAAATGGTTAAAAACTGATGAATGGGTTACCAACCTGGGCCTACTTGTAGGTCTTCGAAAG TTTGCCGATGATTCAAAATTACAAGAAGAATGGGCGTCTGCCAAGATGGCTAACAAGAAGCGTTTGGCACATTACATAGAGCACGTGGCAGGTCTCAAGATTGACCCAAACAGTCTGTTTGACATACAAGTGAAGCGTATCCATGAATATAAGAGACAGTTGCTGAATATTCTGGGTGCAGTTTATCGGTATAAGAAGTTAAAG GAGATGAGCCCTGAAGAGCGGAAGAAGACAACTCCACGTACTATCATGATTGGAGGAAAAGCATTTGCAACATATACAAATGCAAAAAGAATAGTCAAGCTGGTAGACGATGTAGGTGCTGTGGTCAACAAGGATCCCGATGTCAATAGCTACTTGAAG GTTGTATTTGTTCCAAATTACAATGTATCTGTTGCCGAGATACTTATCCCAGGAAGCGAGCTGTCACAACATATCAGCACTGCAGGCATGGAGGCAAGTGGCACAAGCAATATGAAATTTGCTCTGAACGGTTGCCTCATAATTGGAACATTGGATGGGGCTAATGTGGAAATCCGTGAGGAAATTGGGGAGGATAACTTTTTCCTCTTTGGTGCAACAGCAGATGAAGTCCCTAATCTACGCAAGGACAGAGAGAACGGCCTG TTCAAACCAGATCCTCGGTTTGAAGAAGCCAAGCAGTTTGTTAGGAGTGGAGCATTTGGGAGCTACGATTATAATCCACTTCTTGACTCTCTGGAGGGGAACACCGGTTATGGTCGCGGTGACTATTTTCTTGTTGGCCATGACTTCGCACAGTATATGGATGCTCAGGCAAAAGTAGATGAAGCTTACAA GGATAGGAAAAGGTGGCTGAAGATGTCCATACTAAGCACTGCAGGGTCTGGCAAGTTCAGCAGTGACCGGACAATTGCTCAGTACGCCAAGGAAATCTGGAACATCGAGGAGTGCCGCGTGCCATAG
- the LOC137743579 gene encoding calmodulin-binding receptor-like cytoplasmic kinase 2 — protein sequence MKRTPGPHNLQTNQRKQLSSLQHEDANKNKIKQQHRTSRIRAAVKKVAGIFKVLFGQRKAAAVIETRRNSSRIQGISSSTDRSAGSETRSRSSSKFKLSQSTSSASGLIEMTNFSYEEILKATEKFSPANKIGHGAFGTVYKGRLGDGSVVAVKRARKAVSDKHLAMEFKNEIHTLSTIEHLNLVRLYGYLEHGDERIIVVEYVANGTLREHLDGIIGNELETGERLDIAIDVAHAITYLHMYTDPPIIHRDIKSLNILITEKLRAKVADFGFARASADPNATHISTQIKGTAGYLDPEYLKTYQLTEKSDVYSFGVLLVELMTGRRPIEPQKPSNERITARWAIQMLKRGDAILVMDPRLRRNPASSMVLEKILLLAQQCLAPLRPSRPSMKECGAVLWGIRKDFREKSLSSSSSAVHCSANYPVRDPKMTRQISFGIQDDDRHKFISA from the exons ATGAAGAGAACGCCAGGTCCTCACAACCTGCAAACAAATCAGAGGAAGCAATTATCCAGTTTGCAGCATGAAGATGCCAACAAGAACAAAATTAAGCAGCAGCATCGAACAAGTCGTATAAGGGCAGCGGTGAAGAAGGTTGCCGGGATTTTCAAAGTTCTCTTCGGGCAGCGAAAGGCTGCTGCTGTGATTGAAACAAGAAGAAACAGTTCTCGAATCCAAGGGATTTCGT CTTCAACTGATCGTTCGGCAGGGAGTGAGACTAGGAGTAGGAGCTCGTCAAAGTTTAAGCTCTCACAGTCCACTAGTTCTGCCAGTGGATTAATTGAGATGACGAATTTCTCCTACGAAGAGATTCTCAAAGCAACCGAAAAATTCTCTCCCGCGAATAAGATTGGCCACGGTGCATTTGGAACCGTCTACAAGGGAAGGCTCGGAGATGGATCTGTTGTCGCTGTAAAGCGTGCCCGGAAG GCTGTGTCCGACAAGCACTTAGCAATGGAGTTCAAGAATGAAATACATACCTTGTCAACGATCGAGCATCTGAATTTGGTAAGGTTATATGGATACCTGGAGCATGGAGATGAGCGGATTATTGTGGTTGAATACGTTGCTAATGGAACGCTTCGCGAACATTTGGATG GTATCATTGGAAATGAACTTGAAACTGGGGAACGTTTGGACATTGCTATTGATGTGGCTCATGCAATCACCTATCTTCACATGTATACAG ATCCTCCGATAATCCACAGAGACATAAAATCTTTAAACATCCTCATCACTGAGAAACTTCGGGCTAAAGTGGCGGACTTTGGGTTTGCACGAGCATCTGCAGACCCAAATGCAACTCATATTTCAACTCAAATAAAAGGAACTGCAGGATACTTGGACCCCGAGTACCTCAAGACTTATCAACTCACTGAAAAGAGTGATGTTTACTCCTTTGGTGTCCTGCTTGTAGAACTTATGACAGGAAGACGACCCATCGAACCACAGAAGCCAAGCAATGAAAGAATAACAGCAAGATGG GCAATCCAAATGTTGAAACGAGGAGATGCGATACTTGTCATGGATCCAAGGCTACGGAGAAATCCGGCGTCAAGCATGGTATTGGAGAAAATCCTGTTGCTAGCTCAACAGTGCCTTGCACCTCTAAGACCGTCAAGACCCTCCATGAAAGAATGTGGTGCAGTATTATGGGGAATTCGAAAAGATTTTCGAGAAAAAtccctctcttcttcctcttctgctGTTCATTGTTCTGCCAATTATCCTGTGAGAGATCCAAAGATGACTCGGCAGATATCGTTTGGGATTCAAGATGATGATAGGCATAAATTTATCTCTGCCTAG